From Acidimicrobiales bacterium:
CCAGCGGACCATCCCGGGCTTCGAGCCGTCTCCCGAGTCGTACGCATACGCGGTGGAGGCACTGGAGGACGCCCGCCGGCGTCTGGCCGACAACGGCATCACCGAGCCGCGACACGTGGACATGTGGACAGCGCTCGTGACCGGCCTGGTCGACCAGCAGATCTCGAACGACCCCGGGGGGGAACGGTGGATCGGCCTGATCGGGGAGACCGTCGACATGTTCCTCGCCCACTGCCTGCAGGCTCCCCGCCGCACTTCTCGCAACCCGTCCCGGGGAACGACGACGTCCCCCAGAAAAGGAGCAAGCAAATGACGACCAAGGTCGACGAGATCGGGCCCGACATCTACCGGCTATCAACGTTGGTGCCCGGGATCGGGCCCACGGGCTTCACGTTCAACCAGTTCCTCCTCGTCGACGACGAGCCCCTGTTGTTCCACACCGGCCACCGGTCGATGTTCCCGTCCGTTGCGGAGGCCATCGAGCGGGTCATGCCCATCGAGCGACTGCGGTGGATCACCTTCGGCCACGTCGAGTCCGACGAGTGTGGCGCCATGAACGAGCTCCTGGGCGCCGCTCCGCGTTCGCAGGTGGCCCACGGTGCCCTGGGCTGCATGGTGTCGCTCAACGAGATGTGCGACAGGCCGCCCCGGCCGATGGCTGATGGTGAAGTGATCGAGCTGGGAGCCAAGCGGGTCCGCCACATCGACACGCCGCATGTTCCACACGGATGGGAGGCCCGGGTCCTCTACGAGGAGGGAACGGGAACCCTCCTGTGCGGAGACCTGTTCACCCATCTGGGGGACGGGCCCGCTCTGACCGAGGACGACGTCGTAGGACCCGCTGCCGAGGCCGAGGACATGTTCCGCGCCACCTGCCTGGCTCCCTCGACTCCCGCCGCCTTGGAGCGTCTGGCCGACCTGGCCCCGAATACGCTGGCGCTCATGCACGGCTCGTCGTTCCGGGGCGACTGCGCCGGTGCCCTGAGGAACCTGGCCGCCGAGTACCAGCGGCGGATCACGGCCGCCCTCTGACCTGCGGCGCGGTAACGAGGAGAAGGGACCAGACGAGATGGCCAGCGCCCGGCAGGGACAGGTCTCTGTTCACGTCGACGCCCCTGCCGAGCGGGTGTGGTCAGTTGTTGCCGACCTCGATCGCATGGGGGAATGGAGCCCCGAGTGTTACCGCGTGACCTGGCTGGACGGGGCCCGATCACCCGCACGGCCGGGAGCCCGGTTCAAGGGGCGCAACCGGTGGGGGCCGGTGCGTTGGTCCATGACCTGTGAGGTCAAGACCTCCGACCCGGGGAGGGAGGTCTCGTGGTCGACCCTGCACGGAGACCGGGAGGTGGTGCGATGGACCTACCGCCTCGAGCCCGACGGGACCGGCACCACCGTCACGGAGTCATTCGACGTCCGATGGCTCCCGCCGTCGGCCCGCCTGTTCGAGGACGCCCTCATGGTCAACCGGGACCGCCAGAGAGAGGCCGCCATGCGCGCGACCCTCGAGCGGATCAAGGCCGCGGCCGAAGCTCCCGCCTGAGGTTCCGTCGAGAGCTGGACCGCCCCGTGCGCCGGGACTGCTCCTCATCTGGGTCGTTGGCGTCGCTCCCATCCGGGCCAGTCCGGCGGTCCGGCGCTGTGGGCGCGAATCAGGAGCGAGTCCGACAGGTACGCCACCCAGCCGACCTTGCGGCGGTCGACGACGACGTCGGCCTGCGATTCGCGTACGGCGTCCGGATCGGGCTCCGCCGAGCACAGGACCAACACGGTCCCGGGCATCGTGTCGCGAAGGGTGCGCAGAGCGGCGTCGCCGCGCATCACGGGCATCCACAGGTCGCTCACCACCGCCCCGGGCCGCAGCTGCTCGGCCATCCACACGGCCGTCGCTCCGTCGGGGGCCTCGCCCACGACCGTGATGACCCCGGTGGCCTCCAGCGCCGACCGGAGGAGATCCCGGAGCTCGGGGTGGTCGTCGGCCACGATCACCCGGAGGCGCGGGCCGCCGGTGAACGCGAGTTCCTCGTCAGTGCTCGACAGCGCTCGCAGCAAGTACGTCTCCTGAAGAGTCGATGGCATCGATCTGGTAGCGGGCGCCCCGCCCCGGCGGATCCGCGTAGGACCTGAGGCTGCCGGCGGGCACGAAGTGGATCACGTCACGCGGGTAGGCCGGGTCGTCCGGGGGGTTCGACCGCAGCACGACGTACCCGTACAGGCCCGGTCCACCGTACGAGGACCAGGTGAGCTCGGTCCCGCGGGACCCGGGCTGGACCGACAGGTCCAACTGCGCCGGGGCGGCGTGGCCGTGACCCTGTCCGGGAGGTGCGGTCGGGGTGGGGTGGGACGGTGCCGGGGGCGAAGCCGGCGTCTCGCCGCCCGACCTCGTCCCGCCGTTCGGGGGCGCGGCCGGCCGCACCGGGGACGGGGCGGGCTGCGTCGTCACCGTCGGCGCCGGTGCGTGACGGTGACCGTGGCCGAGCACCGTCAGGTGGCCGCCGTGCACCACCGCCTCCGAGTCGGGCCCGAGAGCGGTCCCGTCGGCGTCCACCTGACCATCGGTCCCGGTGCGGACGATCGTCCCGTCCGGGAGCCGGTCCCCCGGCCGCAGCGGGGTGGTTCTCCCGTCCGGGGCTATCGACTGGGCGTCGACGGCGTGGGCCACCTCGACCGCCGGTCCGGTCGGCC
This genomic window contains:
- a CDS encoding MBL fold metallo-hydrolase — protein: MTTKVDEIGPDIYRLSTLVPGIGPTGFTFNQFLLVDDEPLLFHTGHRSMFPSVAEAIERVMPIERLRWITFGHVESDECGAMNELLGAAPRSQVAHGALGCMVSLNEMCDRPPRPMADGEVIELGAKRVRHIDTPHVPHGWEARVLYEEGTGTLLCGDLFTHLGDGPALTEDDVVGPAAEAEDMFRATCLAPSTPAALERLADLAPNTLALMHGSSFRGDCAGALRNLAAEYQRRITAAL
- a CDS encoding SRPBCC family protein produces the protein MASARQGQVSVHVDAPAERVWSVVADLDRMGEWSPECYRVTWLDGARSPARPGARFKGRNRWGPVRWSMTCEVKTSDPGREVSWSTLHGDREVVRWTYRLEPDGTGTTVTESFDVRWLPPSARLFEDALMVNRDRQREAAMRATLERIKAAAEAPA
- a CDS encoding TetR/AcrR family transcriptional regulator yields the protein SMRDLASRAGITTPTVYAYFGSKNDIYDAMFGQAAADFAARMAAPYPDEGPRENLVAGARRFVGFCAEDVARYQLLFQRTIPGFEPSPESYAYAVEALEDARRRLADNGITEPRHVDMWTALVTGLVDQQISNDPGGERWIGLIGETVDMFLAHCLQAPRRTSRNPSRGTTTSPRKGASK
- a CDS encoding response regulator transcription factor, which produces MLRALSSTDEELAFTGGPRLRVIVADDHPELRDLLRSALEATGVITVVGEAPDGATAVWMAEQLRPGAVVSDLWMPVMRGDAALRTLRDTMPGTVLVLCSAEPDPDAVRESQADVVVDRRKVGWVAYLSDSLLIRAHSAGPPDWPGWERRQRPR